The following proteins are co-located in the Nonlabens ponticola genome:
- a CDS encoding WD40/YVTN/BNR-like repeat-containing protein: MKISSIVTYVFLVFAFAKANSQQLPEPPEAQKFYESQKFRQLGPFRGGRSAAVTGVPGQPNLFYFGSTGGGVWKTLDGGRTWMNISDGYFGGSIGAVSVAPSDHNVIYVGGGEKTVRGNVSSGYGIWKTVDAGKTWEFSGLPESRHVPRIAIDPNDHNIVYAGVLGNIYKESTDRGVYKSIDGGKNWKKVLYVNDMAGAVDLIIDPSNPRNLYATTWRLQRTPYSLSSGGDGSAMWKSTDYGETWKEISTNDGFAQGTLGIMGVTVSPVNSDRVYAIVENKDEGGVYRSNDGGLTWTKTNDDRSLRQRAWYYTRIYADTQDEDKVYVVNVSYHKSTDGGRNFISARAPHGDHHDLWIAPEDPDRMIMGDDGGAQITYDGGETWSTYHNQPTAQYYRVTTDDSFPYRIYVAQQDNGTIRIPHRTTGGSITDADWEGTAGGESAHIAVDPKNNDIVYGGSYGGFLTRYNHATKSTRAVNVWPDNPMGHGAEDMKYRFQWNFPILFSKHEPNKLYAFSNHVHVTTNEGESWQTLSDDLTRNDPTKLVSSGGPITQDNTSVEYYGTIFAAAESPVKQGELWVGSDDGLVHLSKDGGQSWNNITPKKLPEWAQINSIEPSRYDAATCYLAATRYKLGDFKPYLFRTTDYGKSWQQINDGIPSEHFTRVVREDDRQKGFLYAGTETGLYISDDNGDNWSSFQMNLPIVPITDLAVKQNNLVVATQGRSLWIHDDLELVRQGLKMIPLSRKRNKQTTAESLQLFAPKTAYRMAGRGGRSSLTSGTNHPAGVQVHYYIPEAMATDSVALKFYDSNDKLIKEYSTYDKKNKLKVDAGSNMFNWDTEYDGAKELPGMILWWADLTGPRATPGTYKVVLETPQESLERNIEIVAAPNSEATAADMQSQFDFVDSVNETVDEAHKSIEKIRDFNKKLKAFKTAYGDREEDGVKEMVELADTMLTKFDEVEKALYQTQNRSGQDPLNFPIRLTNKLAHLNALASVGDFAPTQQMIAVRDELSAEIETELAKFNKVLSDDIKQFNQKFNALNLDYLVVEESDED; encoded by the coding sequence ATGAAGATTTCAAGCATTGTTACCTATGTCTTTTTAGTTTTTGCTTTCGCGAAAGCAAATTCTCAACAGTTACCAGAACCACCAGAGGCACAAAAATTCTACGAGTCACAAAAGTTTAGACAACTAGGACCATTCCGTGGTGGGCGCAGCGCAGCGGTAACGGGCGTGCCTGGACAACCTAACCTATTTTACTTTGGTAGCACCGGTGGTGGCGTATGGAAAACGCTGGATGGTGGTAGGACGTGGATGAATATCTCAGATGGCTACTTTGGCGGTAGTATAGGAGCGGTAAGCGTAGCACCTAGTGATCATAATGTGATTTATGTAGGTGGTGGCGAGAAAACCGTGCGCGGTAACGTTTCTAGTGGTTACGGTATATGGAAAACAGTGGATGCAGGTAAGACTTGGGAATTCTCTGGACTACCAGAAAGCAGGCACGTACCTCGCATTGCGATTGATCCTAATGATCATAATATCGTTTACGCAGGCGTTCTGGGTAATATCTATAAGGAATCTACAGATCGTGGTGTTTACAAATCCATCGACGGTGGTAAAAACTGGAAAAAGGTATTATATGTCAATGACATGGCTGGCGCAGTCGATTTGATTATCGACCCATCAAATCCACGCAATCTATATGCAACAACATGGAGACTGCAACGCACGCCGTACAGCTTGAGTAGTGGTGGCGATGGCAGCGCGATGTGGAAAAGCACCGATTATGGTGAGACGTGGAAGGAGATTTCAACAAACGATGGTTTTGCCCAAGGTACGTTAGGTATCATGGGTGTCACAGTATCGCCGGTGAATAGCGATCGCGTGTATGCCATTGTAGAAAACAAGGATGAAGGCGGCGTGTATCGCAGTAACGATGGTGGTCTTACCTGGACAAAAACCAATGATGATCGCAGCCTGAGACAACGAGCGTGGTATTACACAAGAATTTATGCGGACACTCAAGACGAGGACAAGGTTTATGTAGTAAACGTTTCTTACCATAAAAGTACCGATGGTGGCCGTAATTTCATCAGCGCACGCGCGCCTCATGGTGACCACCATGATTTATGGATAGCTCCAGAAGATCCAGACCGTATGATCATGGGCGATGATGGTGGTGCACAAATCACCTATGATGGTGGCGAGACGTGGAGTACTTATCACAACCAGCCTACCGCACAGTATTATAGAGTAACGACAGACGATTCATTCCCATATCGCATTTATGTGGCACAACAGGACAACGGTACTATTAGGATACCTCACCGTACGACAGGCGGTTCCATTACAGATGCAGATTGGGAAGGCACCGCAGGTGGCGAGAGCGCACACATTGCGGTAGATCCTAAGAACAATGACATTGTTTACGGTGGTAGCTATGGCGGTTTTCTGACTAGATACAATCACGCGACAAAATCTACTAGAGCGGTAAATGTATGGCCAGACAACCCAATGGGTCATGGCGCCGAGGATATGAAATACCGCTTCCAGTGGAATTTCCCTATCCTGTTTTCTAAGCATGAACCTAACAAACTTTATGCTTTCTCAAATCATGTGCACGTCACAACCAACGAGGGCGAGAGCTGGCAGACATTATCAGACGATTTGACAAGAAACGACCCAACGAAACTCGTTTCAAGCGGTGGTCCAATAACTCAAGATAATACAAGCGTCGAGTATTATGGGACCATCTTTGCTGCGGCAGAATCGCCAGTCAAACAAGGTGAGCTTTGGGTAGGTAGTGATGATGGGCTTGTTCACTTATCTAAAGATGGTGGGCAAAGTTGGAATAATATTACCCCTAAAAAACTACCAGAATGGGCACAAATCAACAGCATAGAACCTAGCAGATACGATGCCGCAACTTGCTATCTAGCTGCGACGCGATATAAACTGGGCGATTTTAAACCTTATCTATTTAGAACGACAGATTATGGTAAATCATGGCAACAAATCAACGATGGCATTCCTAGTGAGCACTTCACTCGCGTGGTGCGTGAAGATGATCGACAAAAAGGATTTCTATATGCTGGAACCGAGACTGGTCTGTACATCAGCGACGATAATGGTGATAACTGGTCTAGCTTCCAGATGAATCTACCCATCGTACCTATCACAGATCTTGCGGTAAAACAGAACAATCTCGTTGTCGCTACACAGGGTCGCAGCCTTTGGATCCATGACGATTTAGAATTAGTGAGACAGGGCTTGAAGATGATACCGCTTTCGCGAAAGCGTAACAAGCAAACCACTGCAGAATCATTACAGCTATTTGCACCCAAAACGGCGTACCGCATGGCTGGTCGTGGTGGTAGATCATCATTGACATCGGGAACTAATCATCCTGCTGGAGTCCAAGTGCATTATTATATTCCAGAGGCAATGGCAACAGATAGTGTGGCACTTAAGTTTTATGATAGCAACGATAAGCTCATTAAAGAATACAGTACCTATGACAAGAAGAACAAGTTGAAGGTAGATGCAGGTTCTAACATGTTCAATTGGGATACAGAATATGATGGTGCCAAAGAATTGCCAGGCATGATCCTATGGTGGGCAGATCTTACAGGACCTCGGGCAACGCCTGGCACGTACAAAGTAGTTTTGGAAACACCGCAAGAATCTTTAGAACGCAACATTGAAATCGTAGCAGCGCCCAATAGTGAAGCGACAGCAGCAGATATGCAATCTCAATTTGACTTTGTTGATTCTGTCAATGAAACGGTTGACGAGGCGCATAAATCCATTGAGAAAATCCGAGATTTCAACAAGAAACTCAAAGCCTTTAAAACAGCATATGGAGATCGCGAGGAAGATGGCGTCAAGGAAATGGTTGAGTTAGCAGACACAATGCTTACTAAATTTGATGAGGTAGAAAAGGCACTCTACCAAACTCAAAATCGCAGTGGTCAAGATCCATTGAATTTCCCAATACGATTGACCAATAAATTAGCTCATTTGAATGCACTAGCTTCAGTAGGAGATTTTGCACCAACGCAGCAAATGATTGCGGTGCGTGATGAATTAAGCGCAGAAATTGAAACAGAATTAGCAAAATTCAACAAAGTACTCTCTGATGATATCAAGCAATTCAACCAGAAATTCAATGCACTAAATCTTGATTATCTGGTGGTTGAAGAGAGTGATGAAGATTAA
- the hisG gene encoding ATP phosphoribosyltransferase, producing MIRIAVQKSGRLSDKSLQLLKDCGIKFDNGTRKLSAKAKNFPMEILFLRDDDIPQYVAQGVADLGILGLNEVEEKDQKVDVIKQLGFAGCRLSLAVQKDVNYTGLEWFNGKRVASSYTTIVKKFFADKSINATTEEIGGSVEIAPGIGLAEGICDIVSTGSTLIMNGLKEVETVMYSEAVLISNPSLNDEKKELLDKLMFRMDAVMNASKNKYILLNAPNDKVDEISALLPGMKSPTVLPLAEEGWCSLHSVIEENDFWNVIDQLKEAGAQGILVSPIEKLIV from the coding sequence ATGATCAGAATAGCAGTACAGAAATCAGGAAGGTTAAGTGACAAGTCGCTACAATTATTAAAAGATTGTGGGATCAAATTTGATAACGGGACACGCAAATTGAGCGCTAAAGCAAAGAACTTCCCAATGGAGATTCTTTTCTTGAGAGACGACGATATTCCTCAATATGTCGCACAAGGCGTGGCAGATCTTGGAATTCTAGGACTAAATGAGGTCGAAGAGAAAGACCAAAAAGTCGACGTGATCAAGCAGCTAGGTTTTGCAGGTTGTAGATTGAGTCTTGCCGTTCAGAAAGATGTCAATTACACAGGTCTGGAATGGTTCAACGGCAAGCGTGTGGCGAGTAGTTATACAACCATCGTCAAAAAGTTCTTTGCCGATAAAAGCATCAACGCAACCACTGAAGAAATAGGTGGCAGCGTAGAAATCGCTCCAGGAATAGGCCTCGCGGAAGGAATTTGCGACATCGTTTCGACTGGTTCTACATTGATCATGAACGGATTGAAAGAAGTAGAAACGGTCATGTACAGTGAGGCAGTTCTTATTTCTAATCCATCATTAAACGATGAGAAAAAAGAGCTATTGGACAAACTCATGTTCCGCATGGATGCGGTCATGAATGCATCTAAAAACAAATACATCTTGCTGAATGCACCTAACGATAAGGTGGATGAGATTTCTGCGCTGTTGCCAGGAATGAAAAGCCCGACGGTATTACCGCTGGCCGAAGAAGGTTGGTGCAGTTTACATTCTGTTATTGAGGAAAATGATTTTTGGAATGTGATTGATCAGCTCAAGGAAGCTGGCGCTCAAGGTATTTTAGTCAGCCCAATTGAAAAACTAATCGTCTGA
- the hisD gene encoding histidinol dehydrogenase, with translation MEIVLNPSTSQQASLLERPMKQRSEVDSAVKDIIRLVRDNGDQALIAFAQQFDNATITDLRVSAQEITAAAAQVPADLKSAIQTAYDNIYKFHQACFTREYPVVETMPGMTCWRKSLPIQKVGLYIPGGSAPLFSTVLMLAVPAKIAGNKQVVLCSPTDEHGNINPVVLYTASLCGVTEIYKVGGAQAIAAMTHGTQSVPAVHKIFGPGNAFVTRAKELAQQQGVAIDMPAGPSEVLVIADQHANPEFVASDLLAQAEHGHDSQVILLTDSEKLAKDVDDAVKSQISTLSRKQTAEAALQNSRTIVLQSITECVAWSDVYAPEHLIINTQDAEAVANQIEVAGSIFIGSYTCESLGDYASGTNHTLPTYGYARNYSGVSVDSFVNKVTYQKATAHGLQNLGPAVEIMAAAEGLDAHKNAVSVRLKSLENND, from the coding sequence ATGGAAATCGTACTCAACCCATCTACGAGCCAGCAGGCTAGTTTATTGGAGAGACCGATGAAACAAAGGTCTGAAGTGGATAGCGCTGTAAAAGACATTATCCGACTCGTGCGCGATAATGGCGATCAGGCATTGATTGCATTTGCACAGCAATTTGACAACGCCACCATTACAGATTTGAGAGTCTCTGCTCAAGAAATTACCGCGGCAGCTGCTCAAGTTCCAGCAGATTTGAAATCTGCAATCCAGACAGCCTACGACAACATCTATAAGTTTCACCAGGCTTGTTTTACTCGTGAATATCCAGTAGTAGAAACCATGCCTGGCATGACGTGCTGGAGAAAATCATTGCCTATTCAAAAAGTAGGATTGTATATTCCTGGAGGCTCGGCACCGCTGTTCTCGACAGTTTTGATGCTGGCAGTACCTGCAAAAATTGCTGGAAACAAGCAAGTAGTCCTTTGTAGCCCAACGGATGAGCATGGAAATATAAATCCAGTGGTTCTGTACACCGCAAGTCTTTGTGGCGTCACAGAGATCTATAAAGTTGGCGGTGCTCAGGCGATCGCTGCCATGACACACGGCACGCAAAGCGTTCCAGCGGTACACAAGATTTTTGGTCCTGGTAATGCTTTTGTCACTAGAGCAAAAGAATTGGCACAGCAGCAAGGTGTCGCGATCGACATGCCGGCTGGACCTAGCGAGGTTTTGGTCATTGCAGATCAACACGCTAATCCAGAATTCGTGGCTTCAGACTTGTTAGCTCAAGCAGAACACGGTCACGATTCCCAAGTAATTCTACTTACAGATTCTGAGAAACTTGCTAAGGATGTAGACGATGCAGTAAAGTCTCAAATAAGCACGCTTTCGCGAAAGCAAACTGCCGAAGCTGCCCTGCAGAATAGTAGAACTATCGTGTTACAAAGCATTACAGAATGTGTAGCCTGGTCTGATGTATATGCACCAGAGCACTTAATTATCAACACACAAGATGCTGAGGCAGTAGCAAATCAAATCGAAGTAGCTGGCTCCATATTTATAGGTTCTTACACTTGTGAGAGCTTGGGCGATTATGCCAGCGGCACCAATCATACCTTGCCTACTTACGGTTATGCAAGGAATTACAGCGGTGTGTCTGTCGATAGCTTTGTCAATAAAGTGACCTACCAGAAAGCGACCGCTCATGGGTTACAAAACCTAGGTCCTGCTGTTGAAATCATGGCAGCCGCCGAAGGTCTGGATGCGCATAAAAATGCGGTGAGTGTAAGATTAAAAAGTTTAGAAAATAACGATTAG
- the hisIE gene encoding bifunctional phosphoribosyl-AMP cyclohydrolase/phosphoribosyl-ATP diphosphatase HisIE: protein MKPDFSKYNDGLVPAIIQDASSGKVLMLGYMNEEAYQKTVDDKRVTFFSRSKNRLWTKGETSKNYLDVMSMALDCDQDAILIKAHAHGPTCHTGSESCFDANSSNEDDEMLRFPASPAGKRKSEILKQVQDDKFTINDLEKTIHQRIDDKVEGSYTYSLIQKGINKVAQKVGEEAVETVIDAINGKDEDFLYEAGDLMYHYLVLLKAKGYSLADIEVELAKRHGK from the coding sequence ATGAAACCAGATTTTTCTAAATACAATGATGGACTTGTTCCCGCAATCATCCAAGACGCTTCCAGCGGTAAGGTTTTGATGTTGGGATACATGAATGAAGAAGCCTATCAAAAGACCGTAGACGATAAACGCGTGACCTTTTTTTCACGCAGTAAAAATAGACTGTGGACTAAAGGCGAGACTTCCAAAAATTATCTGGATGTCATGAGTATGGCTTTGGATTGTGATCAGGATGCAATTCTAATCAAAGCTCACGCCCATGGCCCGACTTGTCACACAGGTAGCGAATCCTGTTTTGATGCAAATAGCAGCAATGAAGATGATGAAATGTTACGTTTTCCTGCCTCGCCGGCAGGCAAGCGCAAAAGCGAGATCCTGAAACAAGTTCAGGATGACAAGTTCACCATCAACGATCTTGAAAAAACCATTCATCAAAGAATTGATGACAAGGTAGAAGGTTCTTACACGTACTCATTGATCCAAAAAGGGATTAATAAAGTGGCTCAAAAAGTAGGCGAAGAAGCGGTAGAAACCGTTATAGATGCCATCAACGGCAAGGATGAAGACTTTCTTTATGAAGCGGGCGATTTGATGTATCACTATCTCGTTTTACTCAAAGCTAAAGGATACTCGTTAGCTGATATTGAAGTTGAGTTGGCAAAGCGTCATGGCAAGTAG
- the hisA gene encoding 1-(5-phosphoribosyl)-5-[(5-phosphoribosylamino)methylideneamino]imidazole-4-carboxamide isomerase, protein MRIIPAIDIIDGKCVRLSQGDYNQKTVYNEDPLEVAKEFEANGIQYLHLVDLDGAKSAHVVNWKILERIASQTDLKVDFGGGVKTDDDIKVVFESGAKQVTGGSIAVKDPETFEGWIEKYGSDKIILGADAKDGMIATHGWLESSELEVVKFIKEWNKKGIEYVICTDIAKDGMLAGPSYDLYKKILDLNTTSPAEAIIPSADDFDDGIKLIASGGVAVADDLHRLREMGCEGAIVGKAFYEGRISFKELREFI, encoded by the coding sequence ATGAGAATAATACCAGCGATAGATATCATTGACGGGAAATGCGTGAGGCTTTCTCAAGGTGATTACAATCAAAAAACGGTCTATAATGAAGATCCGCTAGAGGTGGCTAAGGAATTTGAAGCCAATGGTATTCAATACTTGCACCTGGTCGATCTTGATGGAGCCAAGAGCGCTCATGTGGTCAACTGGAAAATATTGGAGCGTATAGCTAGTCAGACCGATTTGAAGGTTGATTTTGGCGGTGGCGTGAAAACAGACGACGATATAAAAGTTGTTTTTGAAAGTGGTGCCAAACAAGTTACGGGTGGCAGTATAGCCGTTAAAGATCCTGAGACTTTTGAAGGATGGATCGAGAAATACGGCAGCGATAAAATCATACTTGGTGCAGACGCAAAGGATGGCATGATTGCCACACACGGTTGGCTAGAAAGTAGCGAGTTGGAAGTGGTAAAATTTATCAAAGAATGGAATAAAAAAGGCATTGAATACGTCATTTGTACGGATATCGCCAAAGACGGTATGCTTGCTGGGCCAAGCTATGATTTGTATAAAAAGATTCTTGACCTCAACACGACAAGTCCAGCAGAGGCCATCATCCCATCAGCAGATGATTTTGACGACGGCATTAAACTAATCGCCTCTGGTGGTGTGGCCGTTGCAGATGATCTACATCGCTTACGCGAAATGGGTTGTGAAGGAGCAATCGTAGGAAAAGCTTTTTATGAAGGTAGAATCAGTTTCAAAGAGTTGAGAGAATTTATATGA
- the hisH gene encoding imidazole glycerol phosphate synthase subunit HisH, producing MIAIVKYNAGNIGSVTNALNRLGVKNKVTDDSAELKTADKVIFPGVGEAGTAMNYLKERGLDQVLKSLDQPFLGICLGMQLMCNHSEEGNTECLGIFDTNVKLFQSKEFKVPHMGWNSLNTEYRSTNDEFGIENNQKSKIVNQQSLILQSLPQQADVYYVHSYYAELCEDAAATCDYILPFSSMLQKDNYYATQFHPEKSAGVGEQILKNFISL from the coding sequence ATGATTGCAATCGTAAAATATAACGCAGGAAATATAGGCAGCGTGACAAATGCGCTCAATCGGCTGGGCGTGAAAAATAAAGTCACGGATGATTCTGCGGAATTGAAAACCGCCGACAAAGTGATTTTCCCAGGAGTTGGCGAGGCTGGTACAGCGATGAACTATTTGAAAGAACGAGGATTAGATCAGGTTTTGAAAAGCTTGGATCAGCCGTTTCTTGGTATATGTCTTGGCATGCAATTGATGTGCAACCACAGTGAAGAAGGTAACACAGAATGTCTAGGAATTTTTGACACAAACGTCAAGCTGTTTCAATCCAAAGAGTTCAAAGTGCCGCATATGGGATGGAACAGTTTGAATACTGAATATCGATCAACGAATGACGAATTTGGAATTGAGAACAATCAAAAATCAAAAATCGTTAATCAGCAATCGTTAATCCTGCAAAGCTTACCGCAGCAGGCAGATGTGTATTACGTGCACTCCTATTATGCGGAGCTATGTGAGGATGCTGCTGCTACTTGCGATTACATTTTGCCTTTTAGCAGCATGCTGCAAAAGGATAATTATTATGCGACGCAGTTCCATCCTGAAAAGAGCGCTGGAGTTGGTGAGCAGATTTTGAAGAATTTTATTTCCTTATGA
- a CDS encoding pyridoxal phosphate-dependent aminotransferase translates to MSFNLKNIVRKNIWDLKAYSSARSEFKLYGDVSPARESAESKKELTLLDANENPNDPKAHNSELITPNLNRYPDPLQSEIKEILSEQKGISTDQIFVGNGSDEAIDLLYRIFCEPEKDSVITCPPTYGMYEVSAAINDVKVIEVPLNERFELNVKQILKRVQDDKSVKLLWICSPNNPTGNILLKADLEHDWQAENYTKGGMMDMPYNPEFEAELKENKKLMDQLIGRFDGIVVVDEAYQDFTENQSFISRLEDYPNLVVLQTMSKAHGLAGARTGFAFASKEIIALFNKTKPPYNVNELSQKAVVAALKNIDKTRSQVEELIDNREILIADLQQLSFVKQVFPSEANFVLAEVEDATAVYNYLKDKSLIVRNRSSQIQNTLRFTVGTRKECEALMEALKEYKNS, encoded by the coding sequence ATGAGTTTCAATTTAAAAAACATAGTCCGCAAAAACATCTGGGATTTAAAGGCCTACTCTAGCGCACGCAGCGAATTCAAATTGTATGGCGATGTCTCGCCAGCGAGAGAATCTGCCGAGAGCAAAAAGGAGCTTACGCTACTAGATGCTAACGAGAATCCTAACGATCCAAAAGCTCATAACTCTGAACTCATAACTCCTAACTTAAACAGATATCCAGATCCATTGCAAAGTGAGATCAAGGAAATATTGAGCGAGCAAAAAGGCATATCTACTGATCAGATTTTTGTGGGTAACGGTAGTGATGAAGCCATTGACCTGCTCTACCGCATTTTTTGTGAGCCTGAAAAAGATAGTGTAATTACGTGCCCGCCTACTTATGGAATGTACGAGGTGAGTGCAGCGATCAACGATGTAAAGGTGATCGAGGTGCCTTTGAATGAACGCTTTGAATTGAACGTGAAACAGATCCTGAAACGAGTTCAGGATGACAAGTCGGTAAAGCTTTTATGGATCTGTTCTCCTAATAATCCTACAGGAAATATACTGCTCAAAGCTGATTTGGAACACGACTGGCAAGCAGAAAACTATACCAAAGGCGGCATGATGGACATGCCGTACAATCCAGAATTTGAAGCTGAATTAAAAGAGAATAAAAAACTTATGGACCAGCTCATCGGTAGATTTGACGGTATCGTGGTGGTAGATGAAGCCTATCAGGATTTTACAGAGAACCAAAGTTTTATCAGTAGACTGGAAGATTATCCTAATCTAGTGGTGCTGCAGACCATGTCAAAAGCACATGGACTAGCAGGCGCACGAACAGGTTTTGCTTTTGCCAGCAAAGAGATCATCGCACTTTTCAATAAGACAAAACCGCCATACAATGTCAATGAGCTTTCTCAGAAAGCAGTGGTAGCTGCTCTCAAGAATATTGACAAAACAAGATCACAAGTAGAAGAATTGATCGACAACCGTGAAATCCTCATTGCCGATTTGCAACAACTTAGCTTCGTAAAACAAGTGTTTCCTAGTGAGGCGAACTTTGTTTTGGCAGAGGTTGAAGATGCGACCGCGGTTTACAATTACCTGAAAGACAAATCTCTGATTGTACGTAACCGTAGCAGTCAGATACAGAATACGTTGCGATTTACGGTTGGAACTAGGAAAGAGTGTGAGGCGTTGATGGAGGCGTTGAAAGAATATAAAAACAGTTAG
- the hisF gene encoding imidazole glycerol phosphate synthase subunit HisF, with protein sequence MSLKKRIIPCLDIKDGRTVKGINFVGLRDAGDPVQLAQQYADQGADELCFLDITATVEKRETLVPLVREIAAVLNIPFTVGGGINDVKLAKEIIKAGADKIAVNSAAVHRPELINELAAELGNQCVVVAVDTKRIALSDKAKPSLDGWKDKVFVSGGRTETDKETIAWCTECEQRGAGEILLTSMDHDGTKNGFALEITDTLSRKLNIPIIASGGGGTAAHFEELFKDTHASAGLAASIFHFGELPVPELKKQLADANVEVRIVI encoded by the coding sequence ATGAGCCTCAAAAAAAGAATTATACCATGCCTAGACATCAAGGATGGTCGCACCGTCAAAGGAATAAACTTCGTTGGACTGCGCGATGCTGGTGATCCAGTACAGTTGGCACAGCAGTATGCCGATCAAGGTGCTGATGAATTGTGCTTTCTCGACATCACGGCTACCGTAGAAAAACGGGAAACGCTTGTACCACTAGTCCGCGAGATCGCTGCTGTGTTGAATATTCCGTTCACCGTTGGTGGTGGCATTAATGATGTCAAACTCGCCAAAGAAATCATCAAGGCTGGAGCCGATAAAATTGCGGTCAATAGCGCCGCCGTTCACAGACCTGAATTGATCAATGAATTGGCTGCCGAATTGGGAAATCAGTGTGTGGTGGTGGCTGTCGATACTAAGCGTATAGCGTTAAGCGATAAAGCGAAGCCGTCCCTCGACGGCTGGAAGGATAAGGTGTTTGTCTCTGGTGGTCGCACGGAAACTGACAAAGAAACAATAGCGTGGTGTACAGAATGTGAGCAACGTGGTGCTGGAGAGATTTTGCTAACAAGCATGGATCACGATGGTACTAAAAACGGATTTGCTTTGGAGATTACGGATACGCTTTCGCGAAAGCTAAATATACCGATCATCGCATCTGGTGGTGGTGGTACGGCTGCTCATTTTGAGGAATTATTCAAAGATACCCATGCCAGCGCAGGACTCGCGGCAAGTATATTCCATTTTGGTGAGTTACCAGTGCCTGAATTGAAAAAGCAATTGGCAGACGCTAATGTAGAGGTGAGAATAGTTATTTAA
- the hisB gene encoding bifunctional histidinol-phosphatase/imidazoleglycerol-phosphate dehydratase HisB produces the protein MKKVLFIDRDGTIVKEPPTDYQLDSFEKLEFLPMAITQLHRIARELDYELVMVTNQDGLGTDSFPEDTFWPVHNLMMDILEKEGVTFSEVLIDRSFPEQNAPTRKPQTGLLTHYIKGDYDLANSFVIGDRNSDMQLAKNLSCKGIQLPSITDDTTFEDELVVLKTDSWKDIFQFLKGQPRKVSVSRKTNETDINITLNLDGSGNGTIDTGLKFYDHMLEQLQRHGSLDLDIKVNGDLEIDEHHTIEDTAIALGDAFAKALSSKKGINRYGFLLPMDDSLAKVAIDFGGRPWIVWEAEFKREYVGDMPTELFFHFFKSFSDAAKCNLNMKVEGDNEHHKIESLFKAFAKAIKMAVKQTGDGKLPSTKGTL, from the coding sequence ATGAAAAAAGTATTATTTATAGATCGCGACGGGACCATCGTCAAGGAGCCGCCAACTGATTATCAGCTGGATAGTTTTGAGAAGCTGGAGTTCTTGCCTATGGCAATTACCCAATTGCACCGTATTGCACGAGAGTTGGATTATGAGCTGGTAATGGTGACCAATCAGGACGGTCTGGGAACGGATAGCTTCCCTGAAGATACCTTCTGGCCAGTGCATAATTTGATGATGGACATTCTTGAAAAAGAAGGCGTGACATTTAGTGAGGTTTTGATTGATCGTTCTTTTCCAGAACAGAACGCACCGACTCGCAAACCTCAAACTGGTTTGTTGACACACTATATTAAAGGCGACTATGACCTTGCCAACAGCTTTGTCATAGGCGATCGCAACAGCGATATGCAGCTCGCCAAAAATTTGAGCTGCAAAGGAATTCAGCTGCCATCGATTACAGACGACACGACTTTTGAAGACGAATTGGTTGTTTTAAAAACCGATTCTTGGAAAGATATTTTTCAGTTTTTAAAAGGTCAACCGCGCAAAGTATCGGTAAGCCGTAAAACCAATGAAACCGATATCAACATCACGCTCAATCTGGACGGCTCTGGAAACGGAACGATAGATACAGGTTTGAAATTCTACGATCACATGCTGGAGCAATTGCAGCGCCATGGTTCGCTGGACTTGGATATCAAAGTGAACGGTGATCTGGAAATCGACGAGCACCACACCATTGAGGACACCGCTATTGCGCTAGGTGACGCTTTCGCGAAAGCGTTATCCTCTAAAAAAGGGATTAATAGATATGGGTTTTTGTTACCTATGGACGACTCATTGGCCAAAGTAGCAATTGATTTTGGCGGAAGACCATGGATCGTTTGGGAAGCAGAATTTAAAAGAGAATACGTGGGCGATATGCCAACCGAATTGTTTTTCCACTTTTTCAAATCCTTCAGCGATGCAGCAAAGTGTAACTTGAATATGAAAGTGGAAGGCGACAATGAGCACCACAAAATTGAGTCGCTGTTCAAAGCTTTTGCGAAAGCGATAAAAATGGCAGTCAAACAAACAGGTGACGGTAAATTACCTAGCACTAAAGGCACATTATGA